The DNA segment TATACTGAACATACAGAAATGAGAGGTAATCAAAATGTTGCTGCGACTACTAAAAAACGACCTGCTGCATGGCAAGCTGACCAACTTCATGATAATGATCTTCCTTGCCGTATCCACCATGCTGTCCTGTGCCAGTATATCCCTGATCTATTCATCACAAAACCAGATATCCTACTTCATGGACGATATGGGAAAGGTGGCAGACTATAACTTCTCCATGATGAATGTTACCAAAAAAGACGAACAGAAAATCACAGCCTTTATGAAAGCAAAAGGCATCGATGAGTATCAAATCGAACACGATATCACCCTGCCACTGAGTGTTATGTGCTTCAACGGCCGTAATGACCTGGAAAGCTCCGGCTGCTTTGCGACAACCTTGCCCAAGACCTATAATTTTCTATTTGATGAAAACAACAAAACCCCGGATATTCAACCGGGTGAAGTAGGCATTCCGCTATCCATGAAGCATCAGCTAAACCTACAGCTTAATGACACCTTCCAGATTCTGCGCGGGACGAGGACCTACACCTATAACATCACCAGCTTCGTACGTGATTCTGTATATGGCTCCGATATGATGGGACAAAAACGCATTATCCTGCATCCTGCAGATTATCAAATTCAATACGATATCACACAGGACATTGATCATGCTGTGGTACTCTCGGTAAATGACGGGCCAAACACAAAACAGCTGGAATATGATATGCAGAAGGCCGGATTGCCCAATGCAATTCTCGTAGACAAAGAAACCGCTGAGCTTTCCTTTATGGGAGTCAGCCTCGGAACCAGTGCCATGTTGCTCATGAGTGGTATTATCCTGCTCTGCATGTCCTTTCTGATTATCCGCTTCACCATCCTCTTTCAGATTGAAAGCAACTATGCGGAAATCGGTATCATGAAAGCAATCGGCTTTCAGCACTCTCAAATCAAACCGCTCTATCTGATGAAATACATGGGGGTCACATTGATTGGAGTTATCATTGGATTCTTCGCCTCCATCCCGTTTGCTAAACTGCTGGAAAGCATGCAGGCTGGTATCGTCCCTCTTATGCCGGGGAACACAGGAACCTATCTGTCCCTGATTATTGTCATCCTGATCCCGTCACTTGTCTATACCGTAACAACCCTTGTTCTGCGAAAGCTGAAAAAACAGAGTACAATGGATGCCATTCGTCAAGGAAATGAAGGAGAGACCTATAAAGAACACACCCACTTCACCCTCGCAAAAACCCGCCTTCATAAGCTTCACAACTTTCTGGCCTTCAACGATTTAATGGCACACAGGAAGCACTTTCTCATGATGGTCATCATTTATGCCTTCTGCATGATATTGATACTCGTTCCTCTAACCCTCAAGGATGCCTTTCAAAAGGATACCTTCCTGCAGATACTCAAAATATCAACCGGTGATCTATACTCCCAGCAAAACGGAGGAATCAGTATAAAGGATTTAAAAGAAAAACGTGCCAAGGTGCGCCGTGATTTGAAAGCCTATGATGAGAATGTCCGTGTTGATATGGAAACTATGACCAGTGCCTCTCTTAGCGATAACGGTCTGAACACCTCGGTATACCTCATGAAACGCGCCGATGGGAATACAATCACCTTTGATCACGGCAAGGCCCCCAAGCTGTCCAATGAGCTTGCACTTTCCACTACACTGGCAAAGCGTTATGGAAAAACGGTCGGTGATTCCATCAGTATGGAATATGAAGGAAAGAAACACACCTACCTCATCAGCGGTATCTACAGCAGTATGATGAATCTGGGAAATAACATCCTTGCAGGCGATATTGACTATGAATACGCATATACCGGCTATCTGGTTATCCACCTGTCACAGGACGAACAAGCAAATCAACAGATCGCAGAAGCTATAAAAAAGGAGTATACAGACCTCAAGCTGATTGACAGCAAGCAGATGACGAAATCCTTCAGCGGAGATATGCCGCAGCAGATTACCATGATGTCCAATCTGATTATCTCAATCATTCTGATCATCATCTTTGCACTGACAATTCTGTTCTCCAAGCTGCACATGCTGCGAGCCAAAAAAGCGATTGCACTTATGCGCAGCATGGGGTATGCGAAACGCAATATCCGCAGATGGCTGTTTGCCCGCTGTATGATTCAGGTGCTGAGCGGTCTTCTATTGGGAATTCTGGTACACACCTTCTGTACAAACGGACTGCTGGAGGCTTATCTGGAATCCATGGGAATGGGAAGTGTAGAGCTGAGAAGTGCTCCCTTTAATATGTATGTTTTGTATCCACTGCTGTTCCTTCTATCTGCCATGGCGGCGCAATGGCTTGTCAACCGTACCATACCGGCATGGAATATCAAAGATTTAAGCGAGGAATAAAAGCTTCCGATACTATATCCAAAAAAGAAGTTGAAATACATGAGCGTAATTCATAAGGAGGAAACCGTATGGAAACAATGATAGAAGTCAGACAGCTATGCAAAAGCTTTGTTGTAAATAAAAAACAGAATCACGTCCTGCGTAATGTGGATCTCACCATTCAAAAAGGAGAATTCATCGCCGTTATGGGCCCAAGCGGCAGTGGCAAATCCACTCTGCTGTATACGATCAGCGGTATGGATCATATCAACTCCGGAATTGTGGAATTTGACCATAAGGAAATCAGCAGGTATAATGAAACCGAAATGGCGAAGCTGCGCCTGCATGAAATGGGCTTTATCTTCCAGCAGATGCATTTTCTAAATAATCTGAACATCTATGACAATGTGATTCTTCCAGGCTATATGGCAAAGAAAAGGAAGCACAAAGAAATCAATGCCTATGCGGAGGAGCTGCTGCAAAAGTTTCAAATCACCTCAATTGCAGGACATAGCATTCAGGAAGTAAGCGGCGGAGAGCTGCAGCGTGCCTGTATCGCCAGAGCAATGATCAATCAGCCGCAGATTCTGTTTGCGGATGAGCCGACCGGGGCATTGAACAGCTCCAGTGCGAGAGAAGTCATGGATATGTTTTCAAAGGTACACGAGCAGGGAACGACCATCCTGATGGTAACCCATGATGTAAAGGTGGCTTCCTATGCACAGCGCATCTGCTATATCAATGATGGGAAAATTGAAAGCAATCTTGATATTGGTGTGCTGAAGCATACGGATGAGCTGAAGGAACGGGAAAAGAAGGTATATAACTGGCTGATGGAAAAGGGCTGGTAGAAGGGATGCGTGTGTATGATTGATATTCTTGTTGTTGAAGATAATAATGAGCTGCGGGATGTATTAGAGCGGTTTCTGCTGCATGAGGGATATCAGACACGCTGTGTAAACCGGGGAAATGACGCACTTGCTCTTTTACAACAGGAGAAGGTGCGTCTTCTTCTCGTTGATATTATGCTGCCGGATATGGATGGCTTTCGCATTTGTACTCAGGCCAGACAATGCAGCAATCTTCCCATCATCATCATGAGTGCAAGAACGCAGACAAGCGATCAGCTGCTGGGCTATGAGCTGGGGGCGGATGACTATGTAGAAAAGCCCTTCGCCATGGCTGTAATGCTGGCAAAAATTAAAGCCCAGCTGAGAAGAAGCTATGAAATGAAGGAGGAACGCAGCATTCTAAAGGATGACGACCTTACCATAGATATCGAACGACATATTGTGACATTGAGGGGAGAACCGCTGGCTCTTTCGGTAAAAGAATTTGAGCTGCTTGTTCTGCTGCTGAGAAAAAAGCATACAACGCTGCGTAAGGACTATATATTTTCCGTAATCTGGACGGATGCCTCAGACAGTGAGCTGTCTACGCTGACAACACATGTCAATACGCTCCGTGAAAAAATAGAAACTGATCCGCGTCATCCAAAACGGCTGATTACTGTGTGGGGAGTAGGGTATCGCTATGAAGGCATGGAGTAGACTGACCTGGCTTATTCCGGCAGTGCTTCTGCTTGTTCTGCTGGTCTTGAATGTAGTGCTTCTGCAGCTGCGGGATGAAACGATACCGGATGAGGCTCTGGTTGATATCAATCGCATGGCAAGAGAGCTGGAGAATGGAACGCCGATGCATGAGCTAGATCAAACGGATATCCAGGTTGCGCTGATTGATATGAAAAAGACCTCCATAGAGACCTACATGGATCGTTCCAGAACCAGAGCTGTGCTTCTTCCAGCGAGCAAGGAGGGCAGCTTCTACCGCTTTACCTATCAGGTACAGCGCATACCATCCGCAATCTTCTGGATTATAAATACCACCCTGCTTGGTGTCATCCTGTTTGTTATTTATCTTCTATTCTATATCCGCAGGCAGATTATACAGCCCTTTCATAATATGGAGACAATGGCAACTGCTTTGAAAAACAGAGATTTCACCTATGAGCTGCCACAGCAGAAACAGCGCTTTTTCGGAAAATTCGTCTGGGCAATCGATGTGATGAAGGAGGAGCTGCGGCATCATGAGGACAGGGAGAACAAGCTGATGAAGGATAAGCAGACAATGATTGCTTCTCTTTCACATGATATCAAAACACCGCTTTCCAACATCCGCCTGTATACGGATGCTATGAGGGAGCACCTGTATCCGGAAGAGCTGATTTGTGAGCGACTGTATGAAAACTGTGATAAAATCGATCAGTATGTCAAGGAAATCATGCACGCCAGTAAAGAAGACCTGTTTGATTTTCACGTTCATATGGAGGAGGTGTATCTGCATGAAGTGGAAAACCTGTTAAAGCATGAGCAGGAGCGTGTTGAATTGGCACTTGTTTCCTATGAGCAGAAGCCCTGTAAAGAGCATTTGATTTATACTGATCTCATCCGGCTGCGGGAGGTTATTAGTAATGTCGTAGACAACGCATTGAAATACGGAGATGGAAAATGGATTCATGTATCCTTTTATGAGGAGGATCATCACAGTATTTTGCAAATTGAAAATTCGGGGATGAATATAGATAAATTGGATGTGAATGCAATCTTTCAAAGCTTTTATCGGGGAAGTAACGCAACAAAGCATTCAGGAAACGGCCTGGGTCTGTACATCTGTAAGCAGCTGATGCAGAAAATGGATGGTGATATTTTTATGACACAGGAAGAGGGAAGTGTAAGCTTTCATCTTGTACTTGGTACATTATAGGTCAGCAACAGGATTGAGATTTTCCAATCACGTGGTATAATACCACTAAGGAGCTGATGATATGAAGCGTTTACCGATTGGTGTAGAAGACTTTAAAGAATTGATCGATCATCAATATTATTACATCGATAAAACCATGTTTATTCAGGATGTATTGAAAGAAAAAGTTGTTCTGTATACCAGACCGCGAAGATTCGGGAAAACATTGAACATGAGCATGCTCTATTATTTTTTCTCAATCAAACAAAAAGAAAATGCGTACCTATTTGACGGACTCAACATCACCAAAAACAAGGGTGCAGCACAGTATCAAAATCAGTATCCGGTTATTCTGATAACACTTAAGGATATGAAGGATATCAGGTTTCAAAATCAGATTGATATTTTTAAAGTGATCATACGGGAACTGATTGGTAAATATAAGGATTTATTCACTAGCGAAAGACTGGATGATATTGATAAAAAGCTTCTCATATGCTATCAGGAAGGTAATGTGAACATTGCTGACTTAAAAAATGGATTGCGCTTTTTAAGTCAGTGTCTATATAAACATTATCAGAAGAAAGTGATTCTTCTGATTGATGAATACGATGTACCTTTGCAAAATGCGTATTTAAATGCTTATTATGAAGAAATGACAGATTTTCTTGGTGGTATCTTCAGTGCAGCATTGAAAACAAATGAAGTTCTGGAAAAAGGAATTCTAACCGGCTGCCTGCGAATCGCGAAAGAATCCATTTTTACAGGTCTTAATAATTTTAAAGTTAATTCTATCTTTGATGAGGTATCCAGTCAACAATTTGGCTTTTCCCCTATGGAAATCAGTACATTGTTACAGGATTATCATTTCAGTGAATATCAAAAGGACATAAAAGACTGGTATGATGGATACCGGTTTGGGAAACAGGATATTTACAATCCATGGAGTGTATTGATGTATATGGATCAGTTACTGAACACAAGCCGGAAGACGCCGGTATCCTTTTGGGCAAATACGAGTGGGAATGATATTATTTACCGCTATATAAAAGAAGCTGACGCTACCATGCGACAGGAGTTTGAGATATTGTCTTCTGGCGGTTATATTGAGAAACCACTGAAGGAAAGTCTGACATATAGAGAGATGGATCAAATCAATAATGTATATAGCTTTTTATTATATACAGGGTATTTGAAGGCAATAAACTGCGTTGATGAGGAGAACAGCGTGTATCGCCTCATGATTCCAAATAAAGAGATTAAAAGAATTTATACTACGATTTTTGAAGAATGGTTTCAGGAACAGGTAAAGGAAATACGTAGTGATTTTGCAGAAGCATTGCGAAAGGAAGATGTGAATCTGGCAAATGAGCTATTAAATAGCATCTTATTTGAATCCATCAGCTATTTTGATTACGATGAAAAATTTTATCATGGTATGCTGGTTGGATTGTTTAGTAACTATCAGGTTCTTTCGAATCAGGAATCCGGATTGGGCAGATTCGATCTTGCAGTGCTTCCATTCTATAAGAAAAAACGGGGGTTCTTACTGGAATTAAAAGTTGCCTCAAAAGAGGAAGAGGTGGAACATGCAGCAGTTCAGGCATGTGAGCAGATAAAGGAAAAACAGTATCTGGAGGGGCTGAAGAAGAAGGGATATACAGATATTGTAGGGTATGGAATAGCATTTTATAAAAAATCATGCCTGATCGTAGCACTTCCATAATGTTATTTGACATGCAATATATGGATGATCTGTAGTTTATGAAAACTGTGACATAACGCTGTCGCAGTTTTTAAGTTATGATGAAGCTGTCACAAGCAATTCCCTTCAGTTTTGTGGCAGAAAGGAGAATACAATGAATCCATATAGAGAATGTCCCACATATCAAAATGAAAATTACCGTATGCGATTCGTAAAACAGGAGGATGCGAATGATTTGTTAAAGGTGTATAGTGAAGCAAAAACAGTCGCTCTTTGCAATTGTGATAATTGTGAAGATAATTTTTATTATACGAGGAAAGCCCGGATGGAAGAGGCTATCAATTACTGGATCATGGAATACCATAGAGAAGGGTTCGTTCGCTGGAGTATTCTCGATTGCACTTCCTCAACTGTGATTGGTACGATGGAGCTTTTTAAACAATCAGCGGATGATGCCTATGATAACATGGCGGTACTGCGACTTGATCTTTTGCACAAATATGAAAAGCAGTCCTGTCTTCGAGAAATCCTTATGATGATTCTACCGCATATCAAAGGACTGTTCCAGTGTACACACGTTATAACCAAATGTGTGCAGGAAGCAGAAAACCGCAGGGCTGTATTGCTGGATCTAGGATTTTGTCCATCCAAGGAGCCGTTGATTGGATGGGATGGTACGCTGTATCAAGATTATTATATGCGAAAGCTACAGGAAGGCTAAATTGAAAAAAACACGTATATTGGAATCGGAATTTCAGCATACGCGTTTTTTATAGCAGCTCTTTCTTCTATTCCTATACTCTCCAATACGGATGGGCTGCCGCGATGATGCATTCCGCGCTTCCTGTAAGCTGAATGCATTCCTCTGGCATAACAAGGATACTTACGCCCTGTGACACGGGAAATGTACCTACGAAAAGACTACCGGAAACCACGGAAATCACGGATGCGATGGAATACGTATTCGTATAGCTGCCGGATAAGGTGAGGTGCTGTAAAGAGAATTCCCGTTGGTCAAAGCTGGTTCCCTTTGGGAAGCTCTGTTTTTGTACATGCAGGGAGGAATCCAGATTCGCAAGTGCTTCCTTTACATGAAGTGGTCTTGTATTGCCATGCTTATCCGTTCGTTCATAATCATATAAGCGGTAGGTGATGTTGGTGGACTGTTGAATCTCATAGATTAAGGATCCTGCGGTAAGGGCATGCATCGTACCGCTTCGGATATACACAAGGTCATGCTTCGAAACTGGAATATGATCGATCACACCATGAAAATCCTTCCTTTGCAGCGCAGTCTCAACAGCTGTTCGATGACCTGCCTTGTTCTCAGCATATACCCAGCCTTCACTTGGCTTTTCAATAAAGTACCAGGCCTCGCTTTTTCCATAGGGCAAGTGCAGCTGCTCTTTTGCATAGGTATCGGTCGGATGAATCTGAAAGCTGACATCCTGTGCACAGGAATCAAAAGCTATGATCACAGGAAAATCCTCACCCTCTTGAAGACCGAAGGCAGAAGGATTCTTTTGTACCGCCCTGTGAAGCGTTGTCCGTTCCTTTGCATTATAAATTTCACAGTCAATTCCATCAATTCCACTCAGCGTATAAACACAGCCAATTGTCTGCGCAGCACGATCACCCTGATAGGAATGCAGACGCGTATCTCCCCAGAGGGTTTCCATCGTAATGGGACGTACAATATACATAACATTAACCTCCTGACTTTTCCATATCTACTGTGATTGTAGCATATCTCACTATCAGAATACAGTGGTTACCAACATAAAGAGCTTAATTCTCTTTCATCTGTTACAGCTGTCGTGATATAATATAAATACAAAAGCTGAAAGCTGTGAAGCATATACCGATTGGATTGAAAATTTTAATAGAGTGCTGGTTGGTATGCTTAGTGATTATCAAATCGTCTACAAGATACCCCTTTCCTCTGTGTAACAACTGGGGTATGATATATCAATAAGAAAAGGCAGGACTTTTCTGGATAGGAGATACTTATGAAACGATGGACAGTAGAAGAGCTGGCAGGGATGATTGATCATACCTACGTCAAAGCAGATGCAACACGCAAACAGATGGAACAGCTGTGCAGTGAAGCCAGAGAATATCATTTCGCAATGGCAGCTATCAACTCGTCACAAACCGCTCTGTGTGCAGAATTTCTGCAGGGGAGTGATGTTCATGTAGGAGCCGCCATCGGCTTTCCGCTGGGGCAGACAACCATTGCCGCCAAGGTATTTGAAGCACAGGATGCCATACACAACGGGGCGGATGAAATTGATTATATGATCAATCTTACCGAGGTTAAGGCGGGGAACTGGGACTATGTGAAGGAAGAAATGCAGCAAATCGTCACCGTATGCAGAAGCAGTAAGAGGCTGTGCAAGGTCATTTTGGAAACCTGTTATCTGACGCAGGACGAAATCATACAGATTTGTAAAATTGCGGTTGATGTGAAACCGGACTTTGTGAAAACCTCCACCGGCTTTGGAAGCGGGGGAGCCACTGCAGAGGATGTGCAGCTGATGCGCAGGTGTGTCGGTAACGCAGTCAAGGTAAAGGCATCCGGCGGAATACGGGATGCTCTTACATTCAAGAAAATGATTGCCTGCGGAGCTTTGCGTATCGGAACAAGCGCCGGGGTGTCCATCATCAGGGAGCTGCAGACAGAAGCCTTTAAACACAGCGGTTATATTGCAATACCGGAAGAATATTAGACAATGACTGTAACGGCTCCACACTGAAACGTATTCAAAATTATAGAGCTGCTGCATACGGCATAAGCGAGCAGCTGATACCATAATGCAAAAACAGATGTCTGTAAATAAGAGACAGGATTGCGTAGAATAGAAAAATGAAAATATTTTCACAAAATAATGTAACGGAATTACAGAAATGCATTGACAATTTACAGAAAATGCTTTATCCTTTTGATAGTGACTACAAAACCAAAGGCAAGGATCGGGACAAGCATAGGAACCTTCTGCTGTAGAGAACCGCTGGCTGGTGAAAAGCGGCGCAGAAATCTTATCCACTCACCCGTAAGCTGTAACCTGAACACATTTTGAAATGTCAGTAAACGTTACCGTCTGCTCACACGTTACCGTGAGAACATATTCGAAGTCTGGATATGTGAGGGGAATGATATTTTTTATCATTCAAAAAGAGTGGTACCGCGGAATTGGTGATAAACTTCCGTCTCTTAGCTTAGAGATGGGAGTTTTTTTGTTACAATAAGGAGGACAGGATGATGGAAGGATATCAGAAGTACAAAAGACAGTATTTTTTACCACCAAAGCCTTGTATGGACTGGGCAGAAAAAGAGTATATAGAAAAAGCACCGCAGTGGTGCAGTGTGGATTTGCGGGATGGCAATCAGGCATTGATCATACCGATGAGTCTGGATGAAAAAATCGAGTTTTTCCAGCTGCTTGTCGAGGTTGGCTTCAAGGAAATTGAAATCGGCTTTCCGGCAGCAAGTCAGACAGAGTTTGAATTTCTGCGAAAGCTGATTGATGAAAATCTGATTCCGGATGATGTAACGGTTCAGGTGCTGACACAGGCCAGAGAGCATATTATCCGCAGAACCTTTGAGGCAGTCAAGGGCGCCAAAAATGCGGTGATTCATTTATATAACTCCACATCACTGGCACAGCGCGAGCAGGTATTTAAAAAATCAAAGGAAGAAATCCTGAATATCGCCGTGGAGGGTGCCAAGCTGTTAAAGAAGCTGACAGAGGAGGACGGCGGGAATTACCGCTTTGAATACTCTCCGGAAAGCTTTACCGGAACAGAGGTGGACTATGCGCTGGAGGTCTGCAATGCCGTATTGGATATCTGGGAGCCAACCCCAGAGCATAAGGTCATTATCAATCTTCCGGTAACCGTGGAAATGAGCATGCCGCATATTTACGCACAGCAGATTGAATATATGTGCAAGCATATGAAATATCGTGAGAATGTCATCGTATCCCTGCATCCGCATAATGACCGCGGTTGTGGTGTTGCAGATACGGAAATGGGCATTCTGGCAGGTGCAGACCGCATCGAGGGGACGCTGTTCGGCAATGGGGAGCGTACCGGAAATGTGGATATCATCACCCTGGCAATGAAC comes from the Erysipelotrichaceae bacterium 66202529 genome and includes:
- a CDS encoding response regulator; translation: MIDILVVEDNNELRDVLERFLLHEGYQTRCVNRGNDALALLQQEKVRLLLVDIMLPDMDGFRICTQARQCSNLPIIIMSARTQTSDQLLGYELGADDYVEKPFAMAVMLAKIKAQLRRSYEMKEERSILKDDDLTIDIERHIVTLRGEPLALSVKEFELLVLLLRKKHTTLRKDYIFSVIWTDASDSELSTLTTHVNTLREKIETDPRHPKRLITVWGVGYRYEGME
- a CDS encoding AAA family ATPase, translating into MKRLPIGVEDFKELIDHQYYYIDKTMFIQDVLKEKVVLYTRPRRFGKTLNMSMLYYFFSIKQKENAYLFDGLNITKNKGAAQYQNQYPVILITLKDMKDIRFQNQIDIFKVIIRELIGKYKDLFTSERLDDIDKKLLICYQEGNVNIADLKNGLRFLSQCLYKHYQKKVILLIDEYDVPLQNAYLNAYYEEMTDFLGGIFSAALKTNEVLEKGILTGCLRIAKESIFTGLNNFKVNSIFDEVSSQQFGFSPMEISTLLQDYHFSEYQKDIKDWYDGYRFGKQDIYNPWSVLMYMDQLLNTSRKTPVSFWANTSGNDIIYRYIKEADATMRQEFEILSSGGYIEKPLKESLTYREMDQINNVYSFLLYTGYLKAINCVDEENSVYRLMIPNKEIKRIYTTIFEEWFQEQVKEIRSDFAEALRKEDVNLANELLNSILFESISYFDYDEKFYHGMLVGLFSNYQVLSNQESGLGRFDLAVLPFYKKKRGFLLELKVASKEEEVEHAAVQACEQIKEKQYLEGLKKKGYTDIVGYGIAFYKKSCLIVALP
- the deoC gene encoding deoxyribose-phosphate aldolase; amino-acid sequence: MKRWTVEELAGMIDHTYVKADATRKQMEQLCSEAREYHFAMAAINSSQTALCAEFLQGSDVHVGAAIGFPLGQTTIAAKVFEAQDAIHNGADEIDYMINLTEVKAGNWDYVKEEMQQIVTVCRSSKRLCKVILETCYLTQDEIIQICKIAVDVKPDFVKTSTGFGSGGATAEDVQLMRRCVGNAVKVKASGGIRDALTFKKMIACGALRIGTSAGVSIIRELQTEAFKHSGYIAIPEEY
- a CDS encoding FtsX-like permease family protein, which encodes MLLRLLKNDLLHGKLTNFMIMIFLAVSTMLSCASISLIYSSQNQISYFMDDMGKVADYNFSMMNVTKKDEQKITAFMKAKGIDEYQIEHDITLPLSVMCFNGRNDLESSGCFATTLPKTYNFLFDENNKTPDIQPGEVGIPLSMKHQLNLQLNDTFQILRGTRTYTYNITSFVRDSVYGSDMMGQKRIILHPADYQIQYDITQDIDHAVVLSVNDGPNTKQLEYDMQKAGLPNAILVDKETAELSFMGVSLGTSAMLLMSGIILLCMSFLIIRFTILFQIESNYAEIGIMKAIGFQHSQIKPLYLMKYMGVTLIGVIIGFFASIPFAKLLESMQAGIVPLMPGNTGTYLSLIIVILIPSLVYTVTTLVLRKLKKQSTMDAIRQGNEGETYKEHTHFTLAKTRLHKLHNFLAFNDLMAHRKHFLMMVIIYAFCMILILVPLTLKDAFQKDTFLQILKISTGDLYSQQNGGISIKDLKEKRAKVRRDLKAYDENVRVDMETMTSASLSDNGLNTSVYLMKRADGNTITFDHGKAPKLSNELALSTTLAKRYGKTVGDSISMEYEGKKHTYLISGIYSSMMNLGNNILAGDIDYEYAYTGYLVIHLSQDEQANQQIAEAIKKEYTDLKLIDSKQMTKSFSGDMPQQITMMSNLIISIILIIIFALTILFSKLHMLRAKKAIALMRSMGYAKRNIRRWLFARCMIQVLSGLLLGILVHTFCTNGLLEAYLESMGMGSVELRSAPFNMYVLYPLLFLLSAMAAQWLVNRTIPAWNIKDLSEE
- a CDS encoding GHKL domain-containing protein; its protein translation is MKAWSRLTWLIPAVLLLVLLVLNVVLLQLRDETIPDEALVDINRMARELENGTPMHELDQTDIQVALIDMKKTSIETYMDRSRTRAVLLPASKEGSFYRFTYQVQRIPSAIFWIINTTLLGVILFVIYLLFYIRRQIIQPFHNMETMATALKNRDFTYELPQQKQRFFGKFVWAIDVMKEELRHHEDRENKLMKDKQTMIASLSHDIKTPLSNIRLYTDAMREHLYPEELICERLYENCDKIDQYVKEIMHASKEDLFDFHVHMEEVYLHEVENLLKHEQERVELALVSYEQKPCKEHLIYTDLIRLREVISNVVDNALKYGDGKWIHVSFYEEDHHSILQIENSGMNIDKLDVNAIFQSFYRGSNATKHSGNGLGLYICKQLMQKMDGDIFMTQEEGSVSFHLVLGTL
- the leuA gene encoding 2-isopropylmalate synthase, which produces MEGYQKYKRQYFLPPKPCMDWAEKEYIEKAPQWCSVDLRDGNQALIIPMSLDEKIEFFQLLVEVGFKEIEIGFPAASQTEFEFLRKLIDENLIPDDVTVQVLTQAREHIIRRTFEAVKGAKNAVIHLYNSTSLAQREQVFKKSKEEILNIAVEGAKLLKKLTEEDGGNYRFEYSPESFTGTEVDYALEVCNAVLDIWEPTPEHKVIINLPVTVEMSMPHIYAQQIEYMCKHMKYRENVIVSLHPHNDRGCGVADTEMGILAGADRIEGTLFGNGERTGNVDIITLAMNMYAMGVDPQLDFTNMPRIVEIYERCTRMQVHMRQPYAGQLVFAAFSGSHQDAIAKGMHYRDEKDPNHWTVPYLPIDPRDVGRVYETDVIRINSQSGKGGIGYMLEEYYGYDLPSDMREQVGYYMKDVSDHEHKELLPNEINDLFQKEYMNVNAPYALNDYHFVRQGDIVTVTMNITYAGKTQFITATGNGRLDAVSNALRDNMNLTFDILDYKEHALSKGSSSRAVSYVEIIDCRKMNQWGVGVHDDIIASSVQALFSAINRAVAQRREAEQEAKA
- a CDS encoding mannose-6-phosphate isomerase, whose protein sequence is MYIVRPITMETLWGDTRLHSYQGDRAAQTIGCVYTLSGIDGIDCEIYNAKERTTLHRAVQKNPSAFGLQEGEDFPVIIAFDSCAQDVSFQIHPTDTYAKEQLHLPYGKSEAWYFIEKPSEGWVYAENKAGHRTAVETALQRKDFHGVIDHIPVSKHDLVYIRSGTMHALTAGSLIYEIQQSTNITYRLYDYERTDKHGNTRPLHVKEALANLDSSLHVQKQSFPKGTSFDQREFSLQHLTLSGSYTNTYSIASVISVVSGSLFVGTFPVSQGVSILVMPEECIQLTGSAECIIAAAHPYWRV
- a CDS encoding ATP-binding cassette domain-containing protein, with the protein product METMIEVRQLCKSFVVNKKQNHVLRNVDLTIQKGEFIAVMGPSGSGKSTLLYTISGMDHINSGIVEFDHKEISRYNETEMAKLRLHEMGFIFQQMHFLNNLNIYDNVILPGYMAKKRKHKEINAYAEELLQKFQITSIAGHSIQEVSGGELQRACIARAMINQPQILFADEPTGALNSSSAREVMDMFSKVHEQGTTILMVTHDVKVASYAQRICYINDGKIESNLDIGVLKHTDELKEREKKVYNWLMEKGW
- a CDS encoding GNAT family N-acetyltransferase; the encoded protein is MNPYRECPTYQNENYRMRFVKQEDANDLLKVYSEAKTVALCNCDNCEDNFYYTRKARMEEAINYWIMEYHREGFVRWSILDCTSSTVIGTMELFKQSADDAYDNMAVLRLDLLHKYEKQSCLREILMMILPHIKGLFQCTHVITKCVQEAENRRAVLLDLGFCPSKEPLIGWDGTLYQDYYMRKLQEG